The following coding sequences lie in one Streptomyces lydicus genomic window:
- a CDS encoding replication initiation protein, RepL2 has protein sequence MLQLYAIMPKEPSGAVRKTARKLAEGELGWTPSLFSRVRGQLVEDGWLEYVDKLSNSPIYRLGERATGQRTVIPLRSRTA, from the coding sequence GTGCTGCAGCTGTACGCGATCATGCCGAAGGAGCCGAGCGGCGCGGTCCGCAAGACCGCCCGCAAACTGGCAGAGGGCGAGCTGGGCTGGACGCCGAGCCTGTTCTCCCGTGTCCGCGGCCAACTCGTAGAGGACGGCTGGCTGGAGTACGTCGACAAGCTCTCCAATTCCCCCATCTACCGCCTGGGCGAGCGCGCGACCGGCCAGCGCACAGTCATCCCGTTGCGCTCCCGCACTGCCTGA
- a CDS encoding AAA family ATPase has translation MAAPLGTQRARTRARLTGETHAQARLDLTGPDGVPDAEHPEQAALEAAILSELHSAYNRDHHPLDDAVYGMTRVRPSRASLVLHLAGGQWEEVLDLLLPEPDADLDVEGLSVAGIPGLRCRCLPKGRIVLYRPDTAASVLLQLPADDADEARQWIAELGQDGDPMRTTTTWTPAEREQLAAYEAWLGDVTARSRVLRRLLAFRDLPAVSLIGADGQVPLLDDFRQLLAAGDAAMRPAASRTGPVRSLLRPVDRALVLAVVGGHAANGLGRGGVGRTCTAMGLARALAARGLRVLVVDADAAGYVQRAFTGGLPDGVRVESAAAGGAPDTVRLRQLARDPRHDVVLLDSGPSDQRVIAGAADGWIGVASVWHRPDPWELLVDEITSANGRRLPAGWDERWLAVMRAQGWTVRWRLAPGDFEGMFVLFPAARCAGIVLLGAREQAGARAQDYLGGLHTVLPVLAPAVPYVTDEEDVREQRAAGAAFERIAKTLFG, from the coding sequence ATGGCAGCTCCCCTCGGAACCCAGCGCGCCCGGACGCGGGCCCGGCTGACCGGTGAAACGCACGCCCAGGCCAGGCTGGACCTGACCGGCCCCGACGGCGTCCCCGACGCCGAGCATCCGGAGCAGGCCGCGCTTGAGGCGGCGATCCTCTCCGAACTCCACAGCGCCTACAACCGCGACCACCACCCTCTCGACGACGCCGTGTACGGCATGACCCGGGTCCGGCCCTCGCGTGCCTCCCTGGTCCTCCACCTGGCCGGCGGCCAATGGGAAGAGGTGCTCGATCTGCTGCTCCCCGAGCCCGACGCCGACCTCGACGTCGAGGGCCTGTCCGTCGCCGGCATCCCGGGACTGCGGTGCCGCTGCCTGCCCAAGGGCCGGATCGTCCTGTACCGACCGGACACTGCCGCCAGCGTCCTGCTGCAGCTGCCCGCCGACGACGCCGACGAGGCACGGCAGTGGATCGCCGAACTGGGCCAGGACGGCGACCCGATGCGCACCACGACGACGTGGACGCCCGCCGAGCGCGAGCAACTGGCGGCATACGAGGCGTGGCTGGGGGACGTGACGGCCCGCAGCCGGGTGCTGCGCCGCCTGCTCGCCTTCCGGGATCTGCCGGCGGTCTCCCTCATCGGCGCCGACGGCCAGGTTCCGTTGCTGGACGACTTCCGGCAGCTCCTCGCCGCCGGCGACGCAGCGATGCGGCCGGCGGCTTCCCGTACCGGGCCAGTGCGGTCCCTGCTGCGGCCGGTGGACCGGGCGCTGGTGCTGGCCGTGGTCGGGGGCCATGCCGCGAACGGGCTGGGGCGTGGCGGCGTGGGGCGTACCTGCACGGCCATGGGGCTCGCGCGGGCACTCGCCGCCCGGGGCCTTCGGGTCCTGGTGGTCGACGCCGACGCCGCGGGCTATGTACAGCGGGCTTTCACCGGCGGCCTTCCGGACGGAGTCCGGGTCGAGAGCGCGGCGGCCGGCGGGGCGCCGGATACGGTGCGGCTGCGCCAACTGGCCCGTGACCCGCGGCACGACGTCGTCCTCCTCGACTCCGGCCCCTCCGATCAGCGGGTCATCGCCGGGGCGGCTGATGGCTGGATCGGCGTCGCGAGCGTGTGGCACCGCCCCGACCCGTGGGAGCTGCTGGTCGACGAGATCACCAGTGCGAATGGGCGACGTCTTCCGGCCGGGTGGGACGAGAGGTGGCTGGCCGTGATGCGCGCGCAGGGGTGGACGGTGCGCTGGAGGCTGGCCCCGGGCGACTTCGAGGGCATGTTCGTGCTGTTCCCGGCGGCACGGTGCGCGGGGATCGTGCTGCTCGGCGCGCGGGAGCAGGCCGGCGCCCGCGCCCAGGACTATCTCGGCGGGCTGCACACCGTGCTGCCGGTGCTGGCCCCGGCCGTCCCGTACGTCACCGACGAGGAGGACGTCCGGGAGCAGCGAGCCGCCGGCGCCGCGTTCGAGCGGATCGCCAAGACCTTGTTCGGATGA
- a CDS encoding transcriptional regulator, which translates to MERRSLLALGVGLGAVALAGRPTPTEAAAKLSAGDVAAGRRLFAAGAYKQLDEVLPLLLATAARSTDQGPASAARAADVWALASQLAVKHGRTEAAGAYAQRAGAAARRSGDPVVLALAARAAATPLRRTGHTGEALHLLTEARAHLTTSSRPTPAELEAAGMAALTAAYTAALAHLPTTACDFAAQAEESTHRLTRHPHPAGTWELTADQCALYRIGIHRHLGEVDAALAAARRLRPEHLPTAERRARAATDTARALLAAGDVAGAFAQLRLVEVAAPLEASRPSVCALTARVAGLRPGLPGLSDYARRTTVSLL; encoded by the coding sequence GTGGAACGACGAAGCCTGCTGGCACTGGGAGTTGGCCTGGGAGCCGTGGCTCTCGCCGGACGGCCGACGCCGACAGAGGCGGCCGCGAAGTTGTCCGCTGGCGACGTCGCCGCGGGCCGTCGACTGTTCGCCGCCGGTGCCTACAAGCAACTCGACGAGGTGCTGCCGCTGCTGCTGGCCACCGCCGCCCGCAGCACGGATCAAGGCCCGGCCAGCGCCGCCCGGGCTGCCGACGTGTGGGCCCTGGCCTCTCAGCTCGCAGTCAAGCACGGCCGCACCGAGGCCGCTGGCGCCTACGCGCAACGAGCCGGAGCTGCCGCCCGCCGCTCCGGCGACCCGGTGGTGCTCGCCCTCGCAGCCCGCGCGGCCGCGACCCCGCTGCGCCGCACCGGCCACACCGGCGAGGCCCTGCACCTGCTGACGGAGGCCCGAGCCCACCTGACGACCAGCTCCCGGCCCACCCCCGCCGAGCTGGAGGCGGCGGGCATGGCAGCGCTCACAGCCGCCTACACCGCCGCTCTTGCCCACCTGCCCACCACCGCCTGCGACTTCGCGGCCCAGGCTGAAGAGAGCACACACCGCCTCACCCGCCACCCGCACCCGGCTGGCACCTGGGAGCTGACCGCCGACCAGTGCGCCCTGTACCGGATCGGGATCCACCGCCACCTCGGGGAGGTCGACGCCGCCCTCGCTGCCGCCCGTCGGCTGCGCCCCGAGCACCTGCCCACCGCCGAACGCCGCGCCCGCGCCGCCACCGACACCGCCCGCGCTCTCCTCGCCGCCGGCGATGTGGCAGGCGCCTTCGCCCAGCTGCGCCTGGTCGAGGTCGCCGCGCCGCTGGAGGCCAGCCGGCCCTCGGTATGCGCGCTGACCGCACGGGTCGCCGGGCTGCGGCCCGGTCTGCCGGGCCTGAGCGACTACGCGCGCCGCACCACGGTGTCCCTCCTGTGA
- a CDS encoding competence protein CoiA family protein: MSFTALHADHGRLDATVDGLGCGLPFAAIHRARPRASLTCTECRHGMHAKKSSGGLQFFAHDAHAPRCAAAGESLEHHLFKLELAHAARAAGHHAELEVRAPGGRWRADVLVTAPASPRRVALEAQMSPLTLAEVRERTRRYLADNIDVIWFTTRPQRWSGQVPAVPVLPPQSLRTRWKVSGAVITRFVFEDCYCDPPWTHADHNHWSEAAEPVPLRTFIAGVLQRQLLQRISASTFHDGTATYEGWAPSDDLRTEAETLNT; encoded by the coding sequence ATGTCCTTCACCGCCCTGCACGCCGACCACGGACGCCTGGACGCCACCGTGGACGGCCTCGGCTGCGGCCTGCCCTTCGCCGCGATCCACCGTGCCCGTCCCCGCGCCTCGCTGACCTGCACCGAATGCCGCCACGGGATGCACGCCAAGAAGTCCAGCGGCGGCCTGCAATTCTTCGCCCACGACGCGCACGCCCCCCGCTGCGCAGCCGCCGGTGAATCGCTGGAACATCACCTGTTCAAGCTTGAACTCGCGCACGCCGCACGGGCCGCCGGGCATCACGCGGAGCTGGAGGTCCGCGCTCCCGGTGGCCGCTGGCGAGCCGACGTCCTGGTCACTGCCCCGGCCAGTCCACGCCGCGTCGCCCTCGAAGCCCAGATGAGCCCGCTCACCCTCGCAGAAGTCCGCGAGCGCACCCGCCGCTACCTCGCCGACAACATCGACGTCATCTGGTTCACCACCCGCCCCCAGCGCTGGTCAGGCCAAGTCCCCGCCGTCCCCGTCCTGCCTCCCCAGTCCCTCCGCACCCGATGGAAGGTGTCGGGAGCGGTCATCACGCGCTTCGTCTTCGAGGACTGCTACTGCGACCCGCCCTGGACTCACGCCGACCACAACCACTGGAGCGAAGCCGCAGAGCCGGTGCCGCTGCGCACCTTCATCGCCGGTGTCCTGCAGCGGCAACTGCTGCAGCGGATATCGGCGTCGACCTTCCACGACGGAACGGCGACCTACGAGGGCTGGGCTCCGAGCGACGACCTCAGAACGGAAGCCGAAACCCTGAACACCTAG
- a CDS encoding DUF6283 family protein, whose product MSEATTVQTAAPATGNAPNDARCTAANLSYSDETEHDLRVRTRLAELAAERGMTAEALLTELNAKLAAGQSLLPADRTPPVSRALPVPAPRSPSVLAERPADDVWGVVTLAHDVPTAPRRPCGGTEPCPWRRDAPSGQFPATAFELSAPTSQPGSTRRFGCHSSTPARPQVCAGWLLRGADGNERVQNLLASGRIVSPELPDGVELYDSYAEMAIANGVDPAHPALHGRPADVGNFVPLTTLSDGYPDQPSSTAAHTKPQTP is encoded by the coding sequence ATGAGCGAAGCCACCACGGTTCAGACCGCAGCACCGGCCACGGGCAACGCCCCGAACGATGCCCGGTGCACGGCCGCGAACCTGTCCTACAGCGACGAAACCGAACACGACCTGCGTGTCCGAACCCGGCTGGCTGAACTCGCCGCCGAGCGCGGCATGACCGCCGAGGCGCTGCTGACCGAGCTGAACGCCAAGCTGGCTGCCGGCCAGAGCCTGCTCCCCGCCGACCGGACACCCCCCGTTTCCCGGGCACTGCCCGTCCCGGCCCCGCGCTCCCCGTCCGTGCTGGCGGAACGGCCCGCCGACGACGTGTGGGGGGTGGTCACCTTGGCGCATGACGTGCCCACCGCCCCGCGGCGGCCGTGCGGCGGCACGGAGCCGTGCCCCTGGCGGCGCGACGCACCGAGCGGTCAATTCCCCGCCACGGCGTTCGAACTCAGCGCCCCCACCAGCCAGCCCGGCTCCACCCGCCGCTTCGGCTGCCACTCCTCCACCCCGGCCCGCCCCCAAGTGTGCGCGGGATGGCTGCTGCGCGGTGCCGACGGCAACGAGAGGGTTCAGAACCTCCTGGCCAGCGGCCGAATCGTCAGTCCCGAACTGCCCGACGGTGTCGAGCTGTACGACTCCTACGCCGAAATGGCCATCGCCAACGGCGTCGACCCTGCCCATCCGGCCCTGCACGGGCGCCCTGCCGACGTCGGCAACTTCGTCCCCCTGACGACGCTCTCCGACGGCTATCCCGACCAGCCCAGCAGCACCGCGGCACATACGAAACCGCAGACGCCGTAG
- a CDS encoding protein kinase domain-containing protein codes for MQAGTVLDGRYRLIEPVGAGGFGQVWQAHDPKVDRLVAVKVLTGDGSADHDRQAARFAREAAVAGGLSHPRIVTVHDFGSATHHGQPYAYLVMQLLPGKSLSAVLEAGRLPLPKALYTASCVADALDAAHEAGLTHRDIKPSNIMVRDNGEATVVDFGITKGSDARHDITTTGVLIGTPAYMAPEALSGTFDHRSDLYSLGCVLYEAATGRRPFTGTSWHLINQHLKEPPTPLRTLRPDAPVELEELVARLLAKDPAHRPDSADEVYDLLEEINDRYFGDTPPPSRGADVTSEVWLHPDEATGGAVIPIRMTAHETCPACATTGDETKVLDCAICRGEGRVASKRRTFKIRIPAGVRNGQKIRLREFGAPGKHGGEPGDLYVTVQVTG; via the coding sequence GTGCAGGCAGGGACCGTGCTGGACGGTCGCTACCGGCTGATCGAGCCCGTCGGCGCGGGCGGGTTCGGGCAGGTCTGGCAAGCACACGATCCGAAAGTCGACCGGCTGGTAGCGGTCAAGGTCCTCACCGGTGACGGCAGCGCCGACCACGACCGGCAGGCGGCCCGGTTCGCCCGCGAGGCCGCGGTCGCCGGCGGCTTGTCCCATCCCCGCATCGTCACCGTCCACGACTTCGGCTCCGCGACGCACCACGGACAGCCGTACGCCTACCTGGTGATGCAGCTGCTCCCCGGCAAGTCCCTCAGCGCCGTCCTGGAAGCCGGCCGACTGCCCCTGCCAAAGGCCCTGTACACGGCGTCCTGCGTCGCCGATGCCCTGGACGCCGCGCACGAGGCGGGCCTCACCCACCGGGACATCAAACCGTCCAACATCATGGTCCGGGACAACGGCGAGGCCACCGTCGTCGACTTCGGCATCACCAAGGGAAGCGACGCCCGGCACGACATCACCACCACCGGCGTCCTGATCGGCACCCCGGCCTACATGGCCCCCGAAGCGCTGTCCGGCACCTTCGACCACCGCTCCGACCTGTACTCGCTCGGCTGTGTGCTCTACGAGGCGGCCACCGGCCGCCGGCCCTTCACCGGCACCTCCTGGCACCTGATCAACCAGCACCTCAAAGAACCACCCACCCCGCTGCGCACCCTGCGCCCGGACGCTCCGGTAGAGCTGGAGGAGCTGGTCGCCCGGCTCCTGGCCAAGGACCCCGCCCACCGGCCGGACAGCGCAGATGAGGTCTATGACCTCCTCGAGGAGATCAACGACCGCTACTTCGGTGACACCCCACCGCCCAGCCGCGGGGCGGACGTCACTTCCGAGGTCTGGCTCCACCCGGACGAAGCCACCGGCGGTGCGGTCATCCCCATACGCATGACCGCCCACGAAACCTGCCCCGCGTGCGCCACCACGGGAGACGAGACGAAGGTGTTGGACTGCGCCATCTGTAGAGGGGAGGGCAGGGTCGCCAGCAAGCGGCGCACCTTCAAGATCCGCATTCCTGCTGGTGTCCGGAACGGGCAGAAGATCCGGCTCAGGGAATTCGGCGCACCGGGGAAACACGGCGGCGAGCCCGGAGACCTGTACGTCACCGTGCAGGTGACCGGCTGA